Proteins co-encoded in one Mycobacterium mantenii genomic window:
- a CDS encoding DUF1697 domain-containing protein, with protein sequence MTKYAAFLRGVNVGGVNLKMTQVAAALTDAGFTQVRTILATGNVLLESSAGVASVRKKAEAALRDRFGYDAWVLAYDIDTVRAVVDAYPFEREVDGYQSYVTFVADAAVLDELAALDKDAGPDEKIRRGDGVIYWQVPKGSTLDSSIGKTMGKPRYKSSTTTRNLRTLDKVLR encoded by the coding sequence ATGACGAAGTACGCGGCGTTTCTGCGTGGCGTCAACGTCGGGGGCGTCAACCTCAAAATGACCCAGGTCGCGGCCGCGCTGACCGACGCGGGCTTCACCCAGGTACGGACCATCCTGGCCACCGGCAACGTGCTGCTGGAGTCGTCTGCCGGCGTGGCGTCGGTGCGCAAAAAAGCCGAGGCCGCGTTGCGTGACCGGTTCGGTTACGACGCGTGGGTGCTGGCCTATGACATCGACACCGTGCGCGCCGTCGTCGATGCCTATCCCTTCGAGCGCGAGGTCGACGGCTATCAGTCTTACGTCACGTTCGTCGCCGACGCGGCCGTGCTCGACGAGTTGGCCGCGCTGGACAAGGACGCGGGCCCCGACGAGAAGATCCGCCGCGGGGACGGCGTGATCTATTGGCAGGTCCCCAAGGGCAGCACGCTGGACAGCAGCATCGGCAAGACAATGGGTAAGCCGCGGTACAAGTCGTCGACCACGACCCGCAACCTGCGCACCCTGGACAAGGTGCTGCGCTGA
- a CDS encoding class I SAM-dependent methyltransferase — protein MTTVVDNPFFARIWPIVASHETEAIRTLRRENLAGLSGRVLEVGAGIGTNFSHYPDSVDEVVAAEPEPRLAAQARAAAEAVPVRVVVTGETAEAFGDGELFDAAVCSLVLCSVGDPGTVLRRLYSLLRPGGELRYLEHIASAGARGRLQRFADATVWPRLFGNCHTHRDTERSIVEAGFEVDTSRREFTLPAWAPMPVSELLLGRARRP, from the coding sequence ATGACAACGGTGGTCGACAACCCCTTCTTCGCGCGCATCTGGCCAATCGTCGCCTCCCATGAAACCGAGGCGATCCGGACGCTTCGCCGGGAGAACCTGGCCGGACTGTCCGGGCGGGTGCTGGAAGTCGGTGCGGGCATCGGCACGAACTTTTCCCACTACCCGGACTCGGTCGACGAGGTGGTCGCGGCGGAACCCGAACCGCGGCTGGCGGCCCAGGCCCGTGCCGCCGCGGAGGCGGTGCCCGTCCGGGTCGTCGTGACCGGCGAGACGGCCGAAGCATTCGGCGACGGGGAGTTGTTCGACGCGGCGGTGTGCTCGCTGGTGTTGTGCTCGGTGGGCGACCCGGGCACCGTGTTGCGGCGGCTGTACTCGTTGCTGCGGCCGGGCGGGGAACTGCGCTATCTCGAGCACATCGCCAGTGCCGGTGCGCGCGGCCGTCTTCAGCGTTTCGCCGATGCGACGGTGTGGCCGCGGCTGTTCGGCAACTGCCACACCCATCGCGACACCGAGCGCTCGATCGTCGAGGCGGGATTCGAGGTCGACACGTCGCGACGGGAATTCACCTTGCCGGCCTGGGCGCCGATGCCGGTCTCCGAGCTCTTGCTCGGTCGCGCGCGCAGACCCTGA
- a CDS encoding DUF5302 domain-containing protein produces MAESNARQGSKSSEPSGAAGPSGSDDDTKRKFREALDRKMAKSSSGSDHKDGAGKQARAHGAAGSRREFRRKSG; encoded by the coding sequence ATGGCTGAATCGAATGCCCGGCAGGGTTCCAAGTCGTCGGAGCCTTCGGGGGCTGCTGGACCTTCCGGGTCGGACGACGACACCAAGCGCAAATTCCGCGAAGCCCTGGACCGCAAGATGGCGAAATCCTCGAGCGGGTCCGACCATAAGGACGGCGCCGGCAAGCAGGCGCGGGCGCACGGCGCGGCGGGAAGCCGCCGCGAATTCCGCCGCAAGAGCGGCTGA
- a CDS encoding GntR family transcriptional regulator, whose product MELGDWLKVDMKAGKPLFDQLRTQVIDGVREGALPPGTRLPTVRDLAGQLGVAVNTVARAYRELETSAIIETRGRFGTFIARYDPTDAAMAAAAREYVRVARGLGLDKADAARYIEAVPDD is encoded by the coding sequence GTGGAGCTCGGTGACTGGTTGAAGGTCGACATGAAGGCGGGAAAGCCGTTGTTCGACCAGCTCAGGACGCAGGTCATCGACGGAGTCCGGGAGGGCGCGTTGCCGCCCGGCACCCGCCTGCCCACCGTGCGGGATCTGGCCGGTCAGCTCGGCGTCGCCGTCAACACGGTGGCACGCGCCTACCGTGAGCTCGAGACCTCCGCGATCATCGAAACCCGGGGCCGCTTCGGCACTTTCATCGCCCGCTACGACCCGACCGACGCCGCCATGGCGGCCGCGGCACGGGAGTACGTCCGGGTTGCGCGCGGACTGGGCTTGGACAAGGCCGATGCCGCGCGCTACATCGAAGCCGTTCCCGACGACTGA
- a CDS encoding PPOX class F420-dependent oxidoreductase, with protein MGRQVFDDKLLALISGHSLGVLATIKRDGRPQLSNVSYHFDPRSLAIQVSITEPRAKTRNLRRDPRASILVDADDGWSYAVAEGTAELTPPAASPDDDTVEALIALYRNIAGEHPDWEEYRQAMVTDRRVLLTLPISHLYGMPPGMR; from the coding sequence ATGGGACGCCAAGTCTTCGACGACAAGCTGCTGGCCTTGATCAGTGGGCATTCCCTAGGGGTGCTGGCCACCATCAAGCGCGACGGGCGGCCGCAGCTGTCGAACGTGAGCTATCACTTCGACCCGCGCAGCTTGGCGATCCAGGTGTCGATCACCGAGCCGCGCGCCAAGACCCGCAACCTGCGCCGCGACCCGCGGGCCTCGATCCTGGTCGACGCCGACGACGGTTGGTCGTACGCCGTCGCCGAGGGCACCGCCGAGTTGACGCCCCCGGCGGCTTCGCCCGACGACGACACGGTGGAGGCGCTGATTGCGTTGTATCGCAACATCGCCGGTGAGCACCCGGACTGGGAAGAATACCGGCAGGCCATGGTCACCGACCGGCGGGTGCTGCTGACGCTGCCGATCTCGCATCTGTACGGCATGCCGCCGGGGATGCGGTAG
- a CDS encoding NAD-dependent deacylase, whose product MRVAVLSGAGISAESGVPTFRDDKNGLWARFDPYELSSTQGWRDNPQRVWGWYLWRHYLVADVQPNAGHRAIAAWQDDAQVSVITQNVDDLHERAGSQSVHHLHGSLFEFCCARCGTHYSGALPAMSEPALEVEPPLCHCGGLIRPDIVWFGEQLPDEPWQRAVEATEAADVMVVVGTSAIVYPAAGLAELALSRGTAVIEVNPEVTPLSRSATISMRQTASQALPGLLERLPALLS is encoded by the coding sequence ATGCGAGTAGCGGTGCTCAGCGGCGCGGGGATCTCCGCGGAGAGCGGTGTGCCGACCTTCCGCGACGACAAGAACGGATTGTGGGCCCGCTTCGATCCATACGAGTTGTCCAGCACCCAGGGATGGCGCGACAACCCGCAGCGGGTGTGGGGCTGGTATTTGTGGCGCCATTATCTGGTCGCCGATGTCCAACCGAATGCGGGTCATCGCGCCATCGCGGCCTGGCAAGACGATGCCCAGGTCAGCGTCATCACCCAGAACGTCGACGACCTGCACGAGCGCGCGGGCAGCCAGTCGGTTCACCATCTGCACGGCAGCCTGTTCGAATTCTGTTGTGCGCGTTGCGGTACGCACTATTCCGGCGCACTGCCCGCGATGTCCGAACCGGCGCTGGAGGTGGAGCCGCCGCTATGTCACTGCGGGGGGCTGATCCGACCCGACATCGTGTGGTTCGGCGAACAGCTGCCCGACGAACCGTGGCAACGCGCCGTCGAAGCGACCGAGGCCGCCGACGTGATGGTGGTGGTGGGCACCTCGGCGATCGTCTATCCGGCGGCCGGGCTGGCCGAGCTGGCGCTGTCCCGCGGGACCGCCGTCATCGAGGTCAATCCCGAAGTCACGCCGCTATCCCGCAGCGCCACGATCAGCATGCGCCAGACGGCGAGCCAGGCCCTGCCCGGACTGCTGGAGCGGCTACCGGCGCTGCTGAGCTGA